The sequence GATAGTCATTTTGGCTTGGAAGAGATTATGATCCCTATAAAAGGGAAGAGATGATGTTCCAGACCTCTCTTCATTTGATAATATTCAACAATCCCAACCCCTGAAAAAATTAAATTAACAAAGTTTCATTGAGTTGAGTTGAATCAACCGAGTATTGAAATTGGACCGAGTTTTCCCGACtcgatgtttgtgtgaaatcagTATGTGGATTGGCTCACATCCAgcagttgatctaaaacttgttaaTTTGACTCAGAAcacactgagtcgactcagttccgAGTCAAACCAGCGTGATACATTTCAAGTTCCAAAAACGTGTGGAATGTAGGACATTGATTTCTACACTCTCTAGGGTTCCACTTTGACTATAATGTGATATTTTCACCTTTTGTTTTTTCCAAGATCCAAACATGGTTAGAATATAGGACATGGATTTCTGCAATTTGGATATTTTTATGTCGTGGACTCCTATGCTAGTTCACCACCATTGTGAAAGAAATGGTGGTGACCTTTCAACCGTACACACATGCTTGCAccacaatccagaccattcaaaccGCTGACCCCAATTGTGTATAGAGCATAAGCCGAAAATTACACTGAGAAGACGATtggaaccatctgattttgccttTGGAATTTGGATCCACTCATATTTATTTaacttctaaccatccatttggtaacCATCAATTGAATGGTCTGGCTTGCTCTATCGGTATAATTTTAGAGATATAGTCCAACTGagccacaatttggacggtttggatggccatGCATGAGTGTTGCATgcaaggaggatgagtcaccactgtTTTCAACATAGTGGTGAACTATCATTGAAGTGTAACCCTATTTTTGTAAGAAACTCACATCAGCCATCTTTGGAGAAGATTACAGAAAGGAAACTTCCCTCAAAAATACTGACCTGACCTCTATATTCTATTTTAACTCATTTGTACGACCATGTGCATTTTCCACTGTTTCTTAAGTGGCGGTGActcatccaccgtacacgtggcataaatgCACCTAAATCTAGCCACCCAAATCATGGACCATCCCAAGAATCACAatgatcagacaatcctaaccacccAAATGAAGTGgccgtcaaatccatggttttaaAGAAACAGCTAACATCAGAAGGTTAATACCGTTGGATCAGTGCGATCTTCGGCCTACGCTACATCCACAATGTGGCCcacaatttgaacggtctggatggacaCATATCTCTCCCCTGTGTACAGTAGAGCAGTAAAAATTATAGACTAGAATACAAATATTGCATGAGCTGATCTTGCATTTGTTCTTCTGTAAAGCTGGGCTGAGTAAGGATTTTGGACTGTTGTTTTGGACTTCTTTTCATAGTACTCAGATTCAGAAAACAATGGGAGAAATGGgccatttttttaatcttatgcgCCGTCCGATCGACGACGAAAATGTCAATAGAATATCAAACAAAACTAAGAATTTTAATAGCCTTTACATGCTGTCAATATCTACAGATTGGAAAAGATTCCTCGGCATCTCGTTTTGCACGTTGGGCTAGATTTGCCAGATGAAGCTATGTAATTATCTCGACAGCTTGCTACGACTTCGATTTTCTTAGTCAATGAAGTTCAGCTGTATCCATGCACCAATGTCGGGTGCACGCTTAGTTCTGATATTAATACAACGTATTCAGACATTTCGCCGCTTGAATTTTGTAGAAAATAAACAGCTTTATTTAATCCATCGGCATTATGATATGTTCATGTGTCTGTAATTTGAATTAGAAATACTGATTTTGTACTCATACTAACATACATTgtggtgtgttaaaaaaaaaaaaaaacatacattgcCTTGGAGTTCCTGTGTTCATGTACTCGTACATGTATTGCATCTGTGTTTAGGCAAGATCGAGAAAATGCCGTCCTGCAGTGTTTAAGCTGCATTTGGGTGCGGTTGGATTGCAATAATTTGATGGGTGAGGCGGAAATGATCGGATTGAAACTACTACAACATTCATATAGAGGGAGATATTTATTGTTACAGGATATATTCGGATTATAGCTGTTGGATTGGAGGTCATGattgataatccaaaccgttgatttgaaGAGATGCACAACTGAATGTTATGAACTGGAGAATCCCAAGAGGATATTTTGGGATAGCCAAATTTTTGCTATTTCTTTAGATTAAGATACTTGTAAAAAACATGTAAATAATTATAGAGAATGTTAGAAGCATGTAGAGCAAGGTTGAgatctctgaaaattcttatagGTTCTTGAGTAGGATCTTGCCATGAAGATTGTATATAATTACTTAAAAGAGTTTTAGAGTATTGTTAAACAGCTGCATGGTGCTAATTTTAAGAGCTTATGAGAAGCtacaataagaaaaaaaaaatggaaagaaaaatgtAAGAGAGAAACAATGTGAcagagagaggaaaaagagatAACAATAACATAAGATGCTTAGGGTGTATTGAAACCCTAATTCTCTACTCTTACAATAGTAAAATCATAGATGGGCCCATGGACATCATTACATGGACTTGCGCCCAATTAGCCTTTTTCAACACTTCCCCTTAAAATGGAGCATTCTAATGAGACCCAGCTTGGAACAAGGGCTAACATAATTAAActtaataaagaaagaaattcttctctaCCTAGTATCCTAGCCACTAGATGGGCACTGGATACATCATCCTCGCCATTCATGTAAAGTAGCCAAAGGTTCTTAACTCTGTATAAGGTCTCCTCATTTAGGAAGCAGAAGTTGTAAGCTTGAGTTCTATGGTGCAAAAAAGTTATCTTTCCTCCAAGTTCTCCTCTTCCAAATAGCTTAGCTATGGGGAAGTACTAAGGTTGTGATGTGATGGTGCTACCTTGAAAATCTTCAATGTTGGAAGATTCTGTACTTTCAATCAATAATAACACTTAAGGATatggtccatattcaaaggaaaagggttaaatgatcaaagagttgaaatatttcaatataaGATTCTCTCTGGTATATTTATTTATCCACCATCTACAGTGCGACCCATCATATGAACGTTTGGATCATCGATACATGATCCTAGATCCAACGGCAATAGTCCCAATGATTTCTATAACAAAATGTCATGATGCATTGGATGGAACCTCTTTCGCAATTTCCCGCTGATTAACCAAAaaatcataattcaattcactACTGCGCATCCAAACGCATCCTTAAACACCAATTCTGCAATGCTTGCTTAAAATTTCATAAGTAAATCACAACAGCGAAAACAGCGAAAATTACATGCACAAGTACACATCTGATCAAACAAACAACCAGATCGATTTGGCATAATTTCACCCAATTCCCCCATTTTCTAACAAAATGGATTCATTATCCTTTGATGAAACATCACAGAAACCAAAAGATCTCACGAAACAGCCAATGAGCTGTTCATGAATTACATCATCGGTCGGAAGCAACCCTCCCGTCTCCTTTCTCAAAGATGTAACTCCTTTATCGGCAATCCCGCAAGGCACGATATGCTTGAAATAGTTAAGATCTGGGTCGATATTAAAAGCCAACCCATGTGACGTGATCCCCGACGAAATCCGGACGCCAATGGCTCCGATCTTCTGGTCCCCGACCCACACCCCCGTCTGGCCATCTTTCCCTGCATGAGCTTGCACACTGTACTGCAATGCCAATTCGATCATTGTTTGCTCAAGATTTTCAACATACTTGCGTGCTCCAAAGCCGATGTTTCGGAGAGATATGATGGGATATAGAATGGCTTGACGTGGGCCGTGAAATGTTATGTCGCCCCCTCTTTCTGTGTAGTGAAGCTCTGCTCCCATGGTTAGGAGGTCGGCTTCGGGAACTAGTAAGTTGTGATATGTCCGCCTTTTTCCGAGTGTATAAGTGGGTGGATGTTGTAAGGACAAAAGGGTGTCTGGAATCTTATTCGATTTTCTTGCAGAGACGAGCCTCTCCTGAAGCTTCAGTGCGTCCGAGTAGTTGACGATGCCGAGCTTCCAGACCTCAAGACTCCTCCGTAGTCTCATTCCCTGTAAATCATAACATAGTTAACCTTCGATTTGTTGGTTTACACCATCACATGGCTATCAATTAATtcaaaaatgcatattttttttcACTATCACTtcataattttgaaaattttccataaCATGATTATTGAAAATGCATTTTTTCATAACATGGTTATCCTTCGAGTTGCTGGTTTATAGCATCACATGGCTATTAATTAATtcaaaatgcatttttttttttcataaacacttcaaaatttttgaaaattttccataaCTTGGTTGTTGAAAATGCATTTTTTCATTACATGGTTATCCTGAAAGTCATCGGTTTATACCATCAAATGGCTATCAATTACTTcaacattcatttttttttcattaacacttctaaaatttcaaaaaaataaaaaaaaatcatatttgcaACTATGGCTTATATTTGAAAGCCTTGAACTAAGATTAGAAATGCTAAAAGGTGATTTCCAGGAGGAGATCGTAGATGCAGTTAGTGGGCAATGTGCCAAGTTCACACAAGCGTGGGAGATCTTGGGCATTACTCAGTTGGGGAAGCCGACGACAATTCCTGGTCCCCTCCATATGAgcggaccaacctgattcttcAGTCCATGCATGCTCACCGTGTGCCCCTCTTCATGGAATGGATCTTACACATGGATGCCATAGGTATTACGTAACAGTATCAATAGCTGATAAGATAGGGGTTGTATCGGCCGATATAGCACTTGTGAAGATCACAACCTACCAAACTAATAAAACTTTCAGTGCCTTTGAAAAGATAAAAAGCCATTTGCATTTTCAGCTTTATGTTTCTGGGGGCATCATTGTGGGCGGTGATTCAATCAATGTAATTAATTAGGCAAAAAATGTGGAAGCTGAGCTGTGGGAGTGATGCTTAGTTTTCAATGAAATCAGATCTCTAGCCTCTTGGCTAACATTTCATCTCACGCATAGTAAGAGAGGCTAACTCTATTGCCAATCCGTTGGTAAAAGAGGGTGTCAGCCATCGGGTTGTTTGTATTGGTAATTCGTTTCCCTTCTATAATGCTTCAGGTAGGGGTTCAACTCCgagcaggttgggtcgggttgagggtCAATCCAAGATCAACTCGACCTCAAGAAAACCCAACCTGCAACCCAACCCGAATTCTAACCCAAGTTGCCCAACCTGAACCTAACCCAAATTCCTCTATACCCAACCCAACCTGTGCAGATCTGACcgaaatacatgtgattattctgGAACCACcctaacccaacctgaatttGCTCATCCCGAACCCAACCAATTACAAATtgggttggcattttccaaccccaacccaacctgaggaccttcacaacccgactcaacccaaccTGAACTCGAGTTAGTTCAATTGGGTTTGGATTGACctaaacccaagttgcagccttgGCTTCAGCTTTAAGGGGgggtttggttgcatcaaatatcacaaaatttcatgatattttgcaccaaattagactgatcaaTAATGAACTATcatgaattttcatgatattatgTGCAACCAAATGTACCCTAAATAAAATTCTGGCTACCTCAAAAAGAAAGGAAAGCAAGAAAGACTAGAAAACATTCCAACTCTACCAGCTAAATAACAGAGACAGTAGTAGTTTCAACTTTTCACAATATTCGAATGTACTGAAGTTTTTCTACTTTATTGCATTATATGATGTGCAACCTGCATCTTTGCACAACATGCACgattttcaattctgacaagtggccCCCCAGTCAGCAATCCAGACAATTGGTCATTTGAGTCCCAACTGTAGATGTAGCATGCCCAAAAATCTCAGGGTGGAAGATCCCACAGGCCAAATCAGGAcctttttggttgaatgtggatcattgttGCATCCTCTTCTTGTCTGTCTCTCTGTAGgcgaaaaaaatcaaaaggttaagattgtcccaTCAAGAAGATTTTTTGAGGCACAGTCCATACTCGATGTGATTCAATAAACCATTGCTGAACTACAGGCCCGACCTGTCAGAATTGAAAAACTTGTGTATATTGTGCAAAATGCAGGCTATGTATCATACATTTCCTCTCTACTTCATCCATAGAACCTTTACTGTTTACCTTTGCATTTAAGTTTTGATAAAATTTCAATGAAAAAAGAGCCCATCAAGAAGTTATTGATATGTTTTTGTGGTCTGTGGCCTTTATGTAGAGTTGAGGTGACCAAACCGTGGTAGAATATCGCTCATCAGAGGCCGATGAAATGCACATGAGGGGAGATTGAACAGGTGATTTGCAGCACACAAACTGATGTGACACAAGTGGGAGAGACCCAGGCCACCCATCAGGTGCGCCACACATGTAAATGAACATGATGGTCATACCTTTCTAACTGCTGACTTTTCTCATGCATCTGTGACCCCCCTGATgcatggaccagcctgattttctggCCAGGGATGGTCGAAGTGACAGCACTTGATGGGTGGCCTGGATCTCATATCATTTGCCACATCTATACGTGCCGCTAATTGCCTCTTCAATCCCCCGTGTGAATCACCCTAGCAATATTTCTCTAAATGAGTATTCTCTTCAAATCTAGATTAGGACAATACTTTCAGTCTTTTGTTTCAAGGAAATAAGGGGATGCAAGCTCAGGCAGCGAAAGGAAATTGCGATACATCAAGAGAATGCAACAGGAGAATAGTTTTCGTAACTAAAAACATAACAGTGGCAGTTGAATCCTTAATACGCACAAGCAAATgatggaaaaagaaggaagacTAATATATTCTTATAGACTTAAAAcaatgaaatgaaataaaataatataacatGATATGCATACTTACAATGCCCATATACAAAGATGGATATGGATATAGACATGCACATGGCAGTGGGCATACAACTatgcattttaaaaaatataggaGACGGATGCAGATGAGGGTATGGTCCACTACCACAACAAATGGCCGGACCTTTTAGCCAACAATGAACCTAATGCAATGGGTTGCTATTTAAAAACCAATACTCTAAGCATATAAAGAGCATCTGAGTATCCCAAAATGTTTAAAAACCAATACTAAGGGCatatttgggtgccacttaaaaatgaggtCATCTCAGTTTAGTTAACATCAATCACatattagagatcatagtttataTAAATGGTTGGTTATATTTTTAATCCCTATAAAAAAGAATTGATCagtaatacataattactattaaataaaatgagatgaactcatttttaaggggcacccaaacaggccctaagcacaTACAAGCATCTGAACAGCCCAAAGGCATACCCTTCAACAAAGATCATCGACAAGTCAGATCCAATGAGAATTTGGTAACTAGAAGGGGAGTTATCAGCAGTGGTTTCTTGAAACTGTTACCATGTATCAAGAAAAGTTGTGAAGGTAGCATTGAACTGGCCATGTAaattaacattttaaaaaaaaaaaatctcaggaTTGTCCCGTACCGTGCAAGCTACATGAGCATGAGTTTTAGCTGGTGGTTTGGTATTGGATACTTGGGTAGGGAAGAGGATCTCTGGAGGAAGCAGagtgcttcttcttttttggaaGGTCAGAAACAGGATGCTTGATGTTGAAATCAAGCTACTCTACAGTTTTTATAGTCAACAAGGTATTTGTCAGACAAGAGGTCATGGGAATATCTGTGTTGAAACCAGGGTGGCAATGGGCAAGGCAACCCAGCCCTATAGGGCAATGCATAGCCCCTAAACTTTGAATGAGGGCTGGGCCCAAGCTTGAAATATAGGCCGGATCGCCTATGCCAACGATGAATGGCCCAGCCCACCCTTTTGACTGGTCTAATCATCAAGTAGGCTACTGTTATGCATAAAATATGATGGTTTCAAGACACTTGTTAGTGGTTCCCATTCCACAGATGTGTGGTTTGAAGACACTCATTTGATCCAAGTTCAtaattcaatgatccaaactgtttatataaTGGGGGCTCACTGTGGATGGAGGATACgacaataaaaaaataatcttTGATTGGATTATTTCAAACCTTGATCATTTCACAACTTTTGTTGTTGGCAGGGATTAAGGTACTAGGGCCGGGTAGGCCCAACCCCTGCCATTGCCAccactagtgttcgaaatattggtatcgcattacgtatcacatctttgggatacaaatacgtattggttatcgcatgggatatattgtttgcATCGGGTAATTTCTCGCAATTtatgggaaacatggggaaacatagggaaaatggttgaatttttcaatgaaacttcagggattattaatacacacttttaaatcataacatctcaaaaaagaagtgcaaatagtaggtttcctttatataaggtcctaagctatgcgttgttagactgaactaatgcaactatatttaaattgaatgcataacatttagagtgtatgtgatgatcatttcatcaaaacactcctaaatacttcaaaaatagtctcaattgacaattggttgaaggaaaatttcgaagaaaaaattaatattttaatattttttaattaaaatgacttttattttccgaaaattgaca is a genomic window of Magnolia sinica isolate HGM2019 chromosome 15, MsV1, whole genome shotgun sequence containing:
- the LOC131227162 gene encoding octanoyltransferase LIP2, mitochondrial isoform X2, coding for MRLRRSLEVWKLGIVNYSDALKLQERLVSARKSNKIPDTLLSLQHPPTYTLGKRRTYHNLLVPEADLLTMGAELHYTERGGDITFHGPRQAILYPIISLRNIGFGARKYVENLEQTMIELALQYSVQAHAGKDGQTGVWVGDQKIGAIGVRISSGITSHGLAFNIDPDLNYFKHIVPCGIADKGVTSLRKETGGLLPTDDVIHEQLIGCFVRSFGFCDVSSKDNESILLENGGIG
- the LOC131227162 gene encoding octanoyltransferase LIP2, mitochondrial isoform X1, translated to MQGMRLRRSLEVWKLGIVNYSDALKLQERLVSARKSNKIPDTLLSLQHPPTYTLGKRRTYHNLLVPEADLLTMGAELHYTERGGDITFHGPRQAILYPIISLRNIGFGARKYVENLEQTMIELALQYSVQAHAGKDGQTGVWVGDQKIGAIGVRISSGITSHGLAFNIDPDLNYFKHIVPCGIADKGVTSLRKETGGLLPTDDVIHEQLIGCFVRSFGFCDVSSKDNESILLENGGIG